In Chryseobacterium lactis, a single genomic region encodes these proteins:
- the rpsM gene encoding 30S ribosomal protein S13, with protein MARIAGIDLPKNKRGVIGLTYIYGVGRSTSSEILKAAGISEDKKVNEWNDDELAAIRTYISENVKVEGELRSEVQLNIKRLMDIGCQRGIRHRLGLPLRGQRTKNNSRTRKGKRKTVANKKKASK; from the coding sequence ATGGCGAGAATTGCAGGTATTGATTTACCAAAAAACAAAAGAGGTGTTATCGGTTTAACTTACATCTATGGAGTAGGAAGAAGTACTTCTTCTGAAATCCTTAAAGCTGCCGGTATCAGCGAAGACAAGAAAGTCAACGAATGGAATGACGATGAATTGGCTGCAATCAGAACCTATATCTCTGAAAACGTAAAAGTAGAAGGAGAATTAAGATCTGAAGTGCAATTGAACATCAAGAGATTGATGGACATAGGATGCCAACGAGGAATACGTCACAGACTTGGATTACCTTTAAGAGGCCAGAGAACGAAAAACAACTCTAGAACACGTAAAGGGAAGAGAAAAACTGTTGCTAACAAGAAAAAAGCTAGTAAATAA
- the rpsK gene encoding 30S ribosomal protein S11: protein MAKQTKVVKKRKVKVEAIGEAHIQASFNNIIISLTNKNGEVISWASAGKMGFRGSKKNTPFAAQMAAENCSAVAHEAGLRRVKVFVKGPGAGRESAIRSIHNSGIEVSEIVDVTPMPHNGCRPPKRRRV from the coding sequence ATGGCAAAACAAACTAAAGTAGTTAAAAAAAGAAAAGTAAAAGTTGAAGCTATTGGTGAAGCTCATATTCAAGCTTCTTTCAATAACATCATCATTTCTTTAACAAATAAAAACGGAGAGGTTATCTCTTGGGCTTCTGCCGGTAAAATGGGATTCAGAGGTTCTAAAAAGAATACTCCATTTGCTGCTCAAATGGCAGCTGAAAATTGCTCTGCTGTAGCTCACGAAGCTGGTTTAAGAAGAGTAAAGGTGTTTGTGAAAGGTCCAGGTGCAGGTAGAGAATCTGCTATCAGATCTATCCACAATTCAGGAATTGAAGTTTCAGAAATCGTTGACGTGACTCCTATGCCACACAACGGATGTAGACCACCAAAAAGAAGAAGAGTTTAA
- the rpsD gene encoding 30S ribosomal protein S4: MARYIGPKTKIARKFGAAIYGDDKNFEKRKNQPPGQHGPNKRRGAKKSEYAVQLAEKQKAKYTYGILERQFANLFEKAHRSKGVTGEVLLQLCESRLDNVVYRLGFAKTRSGARQLVSHRHITVNGEILNIPSYLVKAGDVITVREKSKSLEVVTNALASKSNYEWLQFNDEKKEGTFISAPERIQIPEDIKENLIVELYSK, from the coding sequence ATGGCAAGATATATTGGACCTAAAACTAAGATTGCTAGAAAGTTTGGTGCTGCAATCTACGGAGATGATAAGAACTTCGAAAAGAGAAAAAACCAACCGCCAGGACAACACGGTCCTAACAAAAGAAGAGGTGCTAAAAAATCAGAATATGCAGTTCAGTTAGCTGAAAAACAAAAAGCTAAATATACTTACGGTATTTTAGAAAGACAGTTTGCTAACTTATTTGAAAAAGCACACAGAAGCAAAGGAGTAACAGGGGAAGTTCTATTACAACTTTGTGAATCAAGATTGGATAACGTAGTATACAGATTAGGTTTTGCTAAAACTAGATCAGGTGCTAGACAATTAGTTTCTCACAGACACATCACTGTGAACGGAGAAATTCTTAATATCCCTTCTTACTTGGTAAAAGCTGGTGATGTAATCACTGTAAGAGAAAAGTCTAAGTCTCTTGAAGTTGTTACCAATGCATTGGCTTCTAAGTCAAACTATGAGTGGTTACAATTCAACGATGAGAAGAAAGAAGGTACCTTCATTTCTGCTCCTGAAAGAATCCAAATTCCGGAGGACATTAAGGAGAACCTTATCGTCGAACTTTACTCTAAATAA
- a CDS encoding DNA-directed RNA polymerase subunit alpha, with amino-acid sequence MAILQFIKPDKVILLNSDEFKGQFEFRPLEPGFGLTIGNALRRVLLSSLEGYAISSIKIEGVEHEFSTIPGVIEDVTEIILNLKQVRLKALAEGQANEQVVAKVSGQTIITAGDLGKSMNGFEVLNPELVICNLNTDVTFEITFNIEKGRGYVPSEQNKSNNAPVGTIAIDSIFTPIKKVQYSIENYRVEQKTDYEKLVLDIETDGSISPQNALTEASKILIYHFMLFSDERITLETEAVKASIQYDEETLHTRQLLKSKLADMDLSVRALNCLKAAEVETLGELVSYSKSDLMKFRNFGKKSLTELEELVHSKGLNFGFDVAKYKLDADK; translated from the coding sequence ATGGCAATTTTACAATTCATAAAACCCGATAAAGTAATTTTACTTAACTCTGATGAATTTAAAGGTCAATTTGAATTCAGACCTTTAGAACCAGGTTTCGGGCTTACAATCGGTAATGCTTTGAGAAGAGTGTTGCTTTCTTCTCTGGAAGGATATGCTATTTCATCTATCAAAATAGAAGGTGTAGAGCACGAATTTTCAACTATTCCAGGAGTAATCGAAGACGTTACCGAAATTATTCTTAACCTTAAGCAGGTTAGATTAAAAGCTTTAGCAGAAGGCCAGGCTAACGAGCAGGTTGTTGCTAAAGTTTCAGGTCAAACGATTATTACTGCTGGTGATTTAGGAAAATCAATGAACGGATTCGAGGTTCTTAACCCGGAATTAGTGATTTGTAACCTAAATACTGATGTAACTTTCGAAATTACTTTCAATATTGAAAAAGGTAGAGGATATGTTCCTTCAGAACAAAATAAGTCAAACAATGCACCTGTAGGTACTATTGCTATTGACTCTATTTTCACGCCGATCAAGAAAGTACAGTATAGCATTGAAAATTATCGTGTAGAGCAAAAAACAGACTACGAAAAACTTGTATTAGATATAGAAACTGACGGGTCTATCAGCCCTCAGAATGCTTTAACAGAAGCTTCTAAGATATTAATTTATCACTTCATGTTGTTCTCTGATGAGAGAATCACTCTTGAAACTGAAGCTGTAAAAGCATCTATCCAATATGATGAGGAAACTCTTCACACAAGACAATTACTTAAGTCTAAATTAGCAGATATGGATCTTTCTGTAAGAGCCCTTAACTGTCTGAAAGCAGCTGAAGTAGAAACTCTTGGAGAATTGGTTTCTTACAGTAAGTCTGATTTGATGAAATTCAGAAATTTTGGTAAAAAATCTTTGACAGAACTAGAAGAATTAGTGCATTCAAAAGGTCTTAACTTCGGTTTCGACGTTGCAAAATATAAGTTAGACGCTGATAAATAA
- the rplQ gene encoding 50S ribosomal protein L17, which yields MRHGKKFNHLGRTSSHRSAMLSNMACSLIEHKRINTTVAKAKALRVYVEPLLTKAKEDTTHNRRVVFSYLQNKFAVAELFRTVAPKIAERNGGYTRIIKTGFRPGDAADMALIELVDFNELYNPNAEEKKATRRSRRSTAAPKKAEAVVAEAPAVEEKVEEAKADTTEEKTEE from the coding sequence ATGAGACACGGTAAAAAATTCAATCACTTAGGAAGAACTTCATCTCACAGAAGTGCGATGCTTTCTAATATGGCTTGTTCTCTAATTGAGCATAAAAGAATCAACACTACTGTAGCTAAAGCGAAAGCTTTAAGAGTATATGTTGAGCCTCTATTAACAAAAGCAAAAGAAGATACTACACACAACAGAAGAGTAGTATTCTCTTACCTTCAAAATAAATTTGCGGTTGCTGAATTATTCAGAACTGTAGCTCCTAAAATCGCTGAAAGAAACGGTGGTTATACAAGAATCATTAAGACAGGTTTCAGACCAGGTGATGCTGCTGATATGGCTCTTATCGAATTGGTAGATTTCAACGAGCTTTACAACCCTAATGCTGAAGAGAAAAAAGCTACAAGAAGAAGCAGAAGATCAACTGCTGCACCTAAAAAAGCTGAAGCTGTAGTAGCTGAAGCTCCTGCAGTAGAAGAAAAAGTAGAAGAAGCTAAAGCTGATACTACTGAAGAAAAAACTGAAGAATAA
- a CDS encoding glycoside hydrolase family 35 protein, with amino-acid sequence MRKISKYVFVILFISSINLMFSQKGNFAIKDGQFLLNGKAFTIYSGEMHYPRIPSQYWKHRLQMMKAMGLNTVTTYVFWNYHEESPGKWNFSGEKDLKRFIKTAQEVGLYVIIRPGPYVCAEWEFGGYPWWLQKDKSVVIRTDNEAFLKQCENYINQLARQIVPLEINNGGPVIMVQAENEFGSYVSQRPDIPLEQHRKYSHKIKDLLVKSGISVPFFTSDGSYLFKGGAIDGVLPTANGEGNIETLKKSVNEYNGGKGPYMVAEYYPGWLDHWAEPFVKVSAEDVVKQTEIYIKNGVSFNYYMIHGGTNFGFTSGANYDKDHDIQPDITSYDYDAPISEAGWATPKYNALRNVFLKINQNQLPEVPKPTKVITIPDIKFSKMNSLFDWLEQKKPIMNVQPLTFEDLNIGNGYVLYRRKFDKAQKGTLEIKGLRDYANIYVNGNWKGELNRINKKYNLEIEIKSGDQLDILVENMGRINYGADIIHNLKGIISPVKINGDEISGNWQMFPMTFDEFPKHNYTSKNIANHSPVIQEAEFNLGETGDTFLDMRNFGKGIVFINGKNLGRYWSKAGPQQTLYVPGVWLKKGKNTIQIFEQIFEGKTSVNSIDHPILDQLVSK; translated from the coding sequence ATGAGAAAAATTAGTAAATATGTATTCGTAATCCTTTTTATTTCGTCAATTAATCTGATGTTTTCACAAAAAGGAAATTTTGCAATTAAGGACGGCCAGTTTTTGTTAAATGGAAAAGCCTTTACCATTTATTCCGGAGAAATGCATTACCCAAGAATTCCTTCTCAATATTGGAAACACCGGCTGCAGATGATGAAAGCAATGGGGTTAAATACGGTGACTACTTATGTGTTCTGGAATTATCATGAAGAGTCACCCGGTAAATGGAATTTTTCCGGTGAAAAAGATTTAAAAAGGTTTATAAAAACGGCTCAGGAGGTAGGTTTATATGTAATCATCCGTCCCGGGCCTTACGTATGTGCCGAGTGGGAATTTGGCGGTTATCCATGGTGGTTGCAAAAAGATAAAAGTGTAGTGATCAGAACAGATAATGAGGCCTTTCTAAAGCAATGTGAAAACTACATCAATCAATTGGCTCGGCAAATTGTTCCACTGGAAATTAATAATGGAGGTCCGGTTATTATGGTTCAGGCTGAAAATGAATTTGGGTCTTATGTAAGTCAACGGCCGGATATTCCTTTAGAACAACATAGAAAATATAGTCATAAAATCAAAGACCTTCTTGTAAAATCCGGGATTTCTGTCCCGTTTTTCACTTCAGACGGGAGCTATCTTTTTAAAGGAGGAGCTATCGACGGAGTATTGCCGACAGCAAATGGAGAAGGAAATATTGAAACATTAAAGAAAAGTGTCAATGAATACAATGGAGGAAAGGGACCTTATATGGTTGCAGAATATTATCCGGGATGGCTGGATCATTGGGCAGAACCCTTTGTGAAAGTTTCCGCTGAAGATGTGGTGAAACAAACTGAAATCTATATCAAGAATGGAGTGTCATTTAATTATTATATGATCCACGGAGGAACCAACTTCGGATTTACCAGTGGAGCCAATTATGATAAAGACCACGATATCCAGCCAGATATTACCAGTTATGATTACGATGCTCCGATTAGTGAGGCAGGATGGGCAACACCCAAATACAATGCGTTAAGGAATGTCTTCCTGAAGATTAACCAAAATCAACTTCCGGAGGTGCCGAAACCGACGAAAGTAATTACTATTCCTGATATTAAATTCTCGAAAATGAATAGTTTGTTTGATTGGCTTGAACAGAAAAAACCGATCATGAATGTTCAACCTCTCACATTTGAAGATCTGAATATCGGAAACGGATACGTATTGTACAGAAGAAAGTTTGACAAAGCGCAAAAAGGAACATTAGAAATAAAAGGACTGAGAGATTATGCCAATATTTATGTAAATGGAAACTGGAAAGGAGAACTTAACAGAATCAACAAGAAATACAATCTTGAAATTGAGATCAAATCCGGAGACCAACTGGATATTCTGGTGGAGAATATGGGAAGAATTAATTATGGGGCAGACATTATCCACAATTTAAAAGGAATTATCAGCCCGGTAAAAATCAATGGGGATGAAATTTCCGGGAACTGGCAAATGTTTCCAATGACTTTTGATGAGTTTCCAAAACATAATTACACCTCAAAGAATATTGCCAACCATTCACCGGTAATCCAGGAAGCAGAATTTAATCTCGGAGAAACGGGAGATACTTTTCTTGATATGAGAAATTTCGGAAAAGGAATTGTTTTTATCAATGGTAAAAATCTCGGAAGATACTGGAGCAAGGCAGGCCCTCAGCAAACATTATATGTTCCGGGTGTGTGGTTAAAAAAAGGAAAGAATACCATCCAGATTTTTGAACAGATTTTTGAAGGGAAAACTTCTGTCAACAGTATTGATCATCCTATTTTGGATCAACTGGTGAGTAAATAG
- a CDS encoding response regulator — protein MSISIAIVEDEKNYNNALKKVINYQKDMKVIAQFFDGKDAMDNLSAMAPDVVMMDIQLQDMLGIEIIEKLRKEMPDTQFIMCTSFEDDDKIFNSLKAGAMGYLVKGESMEKILSSIRDVYNGGAPMSFSIARKVLQHFEKKIPEIKGFDELTEREKEILELLAQGLLYKEIADKKFISIDTVKKHVGNIYRKLHVSNKVEAINKLNQSKN, from the coding sequence ATGAGCATTTCCATTGCCATAGTAGAAGACGAAAAAAACTACAACAATGCGTTGAAGAAAGTGATCAATTACCAAAAGGATATGAAAGTAATTGCTCAGTTCTTTGATGGGAAGGATGCTATGGACAATCTTTCCGCTATGGCTCCGGATGTTGTAATGATGGATATTCAGCTGCAGGATATGCTGGGCATCGAAATTATAGAAAAGTTGCGAAAAGAGATGCCGGATACACAATTTATCATGTGTACCAGCTTTGAAGATGATGATAAAATTTTTAACTCTTTAAAAGCCGGTGCTATGGGCTATCTCGTTAAAGGAGAAAGTATGGAAAAGATCCTTTCCTCCATCCGTGACGTTTATAACGGCGGTGCACCAATGAGCTTTTCTATTGCCCGAAAAGTCCTCCAGCACTTTGAAAAAAAAATCCCCGAAATCAAAGGTTTTGATGAACTGACAGAACGCGAAAAGGAAATCCTAGAACTTCTTGCGCAGGGACTGCTGTACAAAGAAATTGCCGATAAAAAATTCATCAGCATCGACACCGTAAAAAAACATGTCGGAAATATCTACAGAAAACTTCACGTCAGTAACAAAGTGGAGGCAATAAATAAACTTAACCAATCTAAAAACTAA
- a CDS encoding sensor histidine kinase gives MNAIPNEIKLTYIIAIFIMMFFVGFIIFVVLMYNRKQVLYQKEQQLKEAEYHNQLLQKELETQKSIELERQRISHDMHDDLGAGISALKLQAEFLKQKAEDDDLQSDIDELLKTSEEMNISMREMLWSLNSGNDSLGSFIEYAIVYTGNFLKKTQIILHSECEDIVDETPISTELRRNLFLCLKEAVNNVYKHSRANTTKLSFSQEKNTFSMIISDNGIGIPDGQPEGNGLRNMKRRMKELNGECRVLSQDSSTVLEFEVRL, from the coding sequence ATGAATGCTATTCCCAATGAAATAAAACTTACTTACATTATTGCAATATTTATAATGATGTTTTTTGTGGGCTTTATTATTTTCGTTGTATTAATGTATAACAGGAAACAGGTCTTATATCAGAAAGAACAGCAACTCAAGGAAGCCGAATACCACAATCAACTTCTCCAGAAAGAACTTGAAACACAGAAATCTATAGAACTTGAAAGACAAAGGATATCTCATGATATGCATGACGATCTGGGAGCGGGTATTTCCGCATTGAAACTTCAGGCAGAATTTTTAAAACAAAAAGCAGAAGATGACGATTTACAGAGCGATATTGATGAACTTCTGAAAACTTCAGAAGAAATGAATATATCCATGCGGGAAATGCTTTGGAGCCTGAATTCCGGTAATGATTCCTTAGGTAGTTTTATCGAGTATGCCATAGTGTATACAGGAAATTTTTTAAAAAAGACACAGATAATCCTGCATTCAGAATGTGAAGATATTGTTGATGAAACTCCGATTTCCACGGAACTCCGGCGTAATCTTTTTTTATGTTTAAAAGAAGCAGTGAATAATGTGTACAAACACAGTCGGGCCAATACCACGAAACTATCTTTTTCTCAAGAAAAAAATACCTTTTCGATGATCATTTCAGATAATGGAATTGGAATTCCAGATGGTCAACCGGAAGGGAACGGTCTCCGGAATATGAAAAGAAGGATGAAGGAATTGAATGGTGAATGCAGGGTCCTATCGCAGGATTCTTCAACAGTTCTGGAATTCGAAGTAAGATTATAA
- the eno gene encoding phosphopyruvate hydratase gives MSAISYIEARQILDSRGNPTIEVDVFTESGAMGRAAVPSGASTGEHEAVELRDGGSEYQGKGVLKAVENVKEIIAENLVGQPVFEQNYIDQIMIDLDGTANKGNLGANAILGVSLAVAKAAAAELGMPLYKYVGGVNANTLPVPMMNVINGGSHSDAPIAFQEFMIMPVKADSFSHALRKGTEIFHNLKSILKGRGLSTAVGDEGGFAPTFNGTEDALDTLLQAIEKAGYKPGDDIMLALDCAASEFYKDGTYDYRKFEGDKGAHRSREEQVSYLAELAAKYPIISIEDGMQEDDWEGWKMLTDKIGDRVQLVGDDLFVTNVERLSRGVKEGIANSILVKVNQIGSLSETMAAVQMAQNNKFTSVMSHRSGETEDATIADLAVAMNCGQIKTGSASRSDRMAKYNQLLRIEEALGETAIFPGLEAFKIKR, from the coding sequence ATGAGTGCAATTTCTTATATAGAAGCAAGACAGATTTTAGATTCCAGAGGTAATCCTACAATCGAAGTGGATGTATTCACAGAAAGCGGAGCAATGGGCCGTGCTGCTGTTCCTTCAGGAGCATCTACAGGAGAACATGAAGCCGTAGAATTACGTGACGGAGGTTCAGAATACCAAGGGAAAGGGGTTTTGAAAGCTGTTGAAAATGTAAAAGAAATAATTGCAGAGAATTTAGTTGGCCAGCCGGTTTTCGAACAAAATTATATTGATCAGATTATGATTGATCTTGACGGGACGGCTAATAAAGGAAATTTAGGTGCTAATGCAATTCTAGGGGTTTCTTTAGCTGTAGCAAAAGCTGCTGCGGCAGAATTAGGAATGCCTTTATACAAATATGTTGGTGGTGTAAATGCAAACACACTTCCTGTTCCAATGATGAATGTAATTAATGGTGGATCTCACTCAGATGCTCCTATCGCATTCCAGGAATTTATGATCATGCCGGTAAAAGCAGATTCTTTCTCTCATGCTTTGAGAAAAGGAACTGAAATTTTCCACAACTTAAAGTCTATCCTTAAAGGAAGAGGTCTTTCTACGGCTGTAGGTGACGAAGGTGGTTTTGCACCAACGTTCAATGGAACTGAAGATGCTTTGGATACTTTACTTCAGGCTATCGAAAAAGCAGGATATAAGCCTGGCGACGACATTATGTTGGCGTTAGACTGTGCTGCTTCAGAATTCTACAAAGACGGAACTTACGATTACAGAAAATTTGAAGGAGACAAAGGTGCTCACAGATCAAGAGAAGAACAGGTTTCTTACCTTGCAGAATTAGCTGCTAAATATCCAATCATCTCTATCGAAGACGGTATGCAGGAAGATGACTGGGAAGGTTGGAAAATGTTGACGGATAAAATCGGTGACAGAGTTCAATTGGTAGGTGACGATTTATTCGTAACCAACGTAGAAAGATTATCAAGAGGAGTAAAAGAAGGTATTGCGAATTCAATCCTTGTAAAAGTAAACCAGATTGGTTCTCTTTCTGAAACAATGGCAGCTGTACAAATGGCTCAGAACAACAAATTCACTTCAGTAATGTCTCACAGATCAGGAGAAACTGAAGATGCTACCATTGCTGATTTAGCAGTAGCAATGAACTGTGGACAAATCAAAACAGGTTCAGCTTCAAGATCAGACAGAATGGCAAAATACAACCAGCTGTTGAGAATCGAGGAAGCGTTAGGTGAAACTGCAATTTTCCCAGGTTTAGAAGCATTTAAAATTAAAAGATAA
- a CDS encoding citrate synthase, with the protein MSDNKVILNYDGNSYEYPIVDSTIGDRGIDISKLRDQTGLITLDLGYKNTGATISDITYLDGDKGELFYRGYPIEQIAEKSNFTEVMYLLLHGELPTQDQFTSFDNNIKKYNFIADEMKKIIDVFPRSAHPMGVLSSMTSALTAFNPKAVNVNSKEEMDHAAELMIAKFSHLCAWTYRKTQGLPLNHGDNNLSYVENFYKMAFRLPNADFEIDPVVVSALDKLLILHADHEQNCSTSTVRMVGSAHTGLFASISAGVSALWGPLHGGANQAVIEMLELIEKDGGDVSKYVAKAKDKNDNFRLMGFGHRVYKNFDPRAKIIKKAADDILSALGIQDKALDIAMQLERVALEDEYFIERKLYPNVDFYSGIIYRALGIPTEMFTVMFALGRLPGWISQWKEMRLKGDPIGRPRQVYQGAQERNYIDIASR; encoded by the coding sequence ATGTCAGACAACAAAGTAATATTGAATTACGACGGTAATTCATATGAATATCCTATCGTGGATAGTACTATCGGAGACAGAGGGATTGATATTTCAAAATTAAGAGACCAGACAGGTTTAATCACTCTGGATTTAGGTTACAAAAATACAGGAGCTACTATTAGCGACATCACTTACTTAGACGGAGATAAAGGGGAATTATTCTACAGAGGTTATCCAATCGAACAGATTGCTGAAAAATCTAACTTCACAGAAGTAATGTATCTTTTATTACATGGAGAATTACCTACTCAGGACCAATTTACTTCTTTCGACAACAATATTAAAAAATATAACTTCATCGCAGATGAGATGAAAAAGATCATTGATGTTTTTCCTCGTTCTGCTCACCCTATGGGAGTTTTATCTTCTATGACTTCTGCATTGACTGCTTTCAACCCGAAAGCCGTTAACGTAAACTCTAAAGAAGAAATGGATCATGCAGCTGAGCTGATGATCGCTAAATTCTCTCACCTTTGTGCTTGGACGTACAGAAAAACTCAAGGTTTACCATTAAACCACGGAGACAACAACCTAAGCTATGTAGAAAACTTCTACAAAATGGCATTCAGATTACCAAACGCAGATTTCGAAATCGATCCGGTAGTTGTAAGTGCTTTAGATAAATTATTAATCCTTCACGCTGACCACGAGCAAAACTGTTCTACTTCTACAGTGAGAATGGTAGGTTCTGCTCATACAGGTCTTTTTGCTTCTATCTCTGCTGGAGTATCTGCACTTTGGGGACCACTTCACGGTGGAGCTAACCAGGCAGTAATCGAAATGCTTGAGCTAATCGAGAAAGATGGTGGTGACGTATCTAAATATGTTGCTAAAGCGAAAGATAAGAATGATAACTTCCGTCTAATGGGATTCGGACACAGAGTGTACAAAAACTTCGACCCAAGAGCAAAAATTATCAAGAAAGCTGCTGACGATATTCTTAGCGCATTAGGAATTCAGGATAAAGCTCTTGATATTGCTATGCAGTTGGAAAGAGTAGCTCTTGAAGATGAATATTTCATCGAAAGAAAACTATATCCAAACGTAGACTTCTATTCAGGGATTATCTACAGAGCATTAGGAATTCCTACAGAAATGTTTACCGTAATGTTTGCATTAGGAAGATTACCGGGATGGATTTCTCAATGGAAAGAAATGAGATTGAAAGGAGACCCAATCGGAAGACCAAGACAGGTGTACCAAGGTGCTCAGGAAAGAAACTATATCGATATCGCAAGCAGATAA
- a CDS encoding helix-turn-helix domain-containing protein produces MTFGQHILFFFSALGAFNGILLGIYLLFVKRLKNLQDFFLGVLLLMLSIRVGIAVCMYFYPELPRVIPHLGLSALFFTGPALYYYIKSSFQQEEFDQRSCRKMFGIVTFILGAVGLLYLFFPITWDHYFGTFIYTAWSVFVFLAVYQYYQFSKQNSKSPNQFVLPVLISNVIIFLTYQLISTGWVQIYCAGGSLVFSFVLYANFLILFNKKNKQIATKEAHKYSNKKISGVQADSFASKLERLMDAEELYKNPNLKLSDLASRMNMSAHQLSQLLNDNLGKSFSIYINEYRIGEACEKIENGSYLKIEEIGYEVGFNSKSTFFSTFKKIKNTTPLLYKQMQMPSETEFHSLNL; encoded by the coding sequence ATGACCTTCGGACAGCATATATTATTTTTTTTCAGTGCCTTGGGAGCTTTCAATGGGATTTTGCTTGGTATTTATCTGTTGTTCGTTAAAAGGCTGAAAAATTTACAGGATTTCTTTTTGGGGGTTTTGCTTTTAATGTTAAGTATAAGAGTTGGGATTGCGGTTTGTATGTACTTTTATCCTGAATTACCCAGGGTTATTCCACATCTTGGTTTGTCTGCATTATTCTTTACAGGACCAGCTTTATATTATTACATTAAATCTTCTTTTCAGCAGGAAGAATTTGATCAAAGGAGCTGTCGGAAAATGTTTGGAATAGTAACCTTTATTTTAGGAGCTGTCGGATTGCTTTACTTATTTTTTCCGATTACCTGGGATCATTATTTCGGAACTTTCATTTATACAGCATGGTCTGTATTTGTATTTCTTGCAGTATATCAGTATTATCAATTTTCAAAACAAAATAGTAAAAGTCCCAATCAATTTGTTCTTCCGGTTTTAATAAGTAACGTCATCATCTTTTTAACCTATCAATTAATTTCCACGGGTTGGGTACAAATATACTGTGCAGGAGGAAGTCTGGTATTTTCATTTGTGCTGTATGCTAATTTCCTTATTTTATTCAACAAAAAAAATAAGCAGATAGCAACTAAAGAGGCTCACAAATATTCCAACAAGAAAATTTCAGGAGTACAGGCGGATAGTTTTGCTTCGAAATTAGAACGATTAATGGATGCTGAAGAATTGTATAAGAATCCAAATTTAAAATTAAGTGATCTCGCGTCCAGAATGAATATGTCTGCCCATCAGCTTTCTCAATTGCTGAATGATAATTTGGGTAAAAGTTTTTCCATTTATATCAATGAATATAGGATCGGGGAAGCTTGTGAGAAAATTGAAAATGGTTCCTATTTAAAAATTGAAGAAATTGGTTATGAGGTAGGATTCAACTCAAAATCAACGTTCTTTTCAACGTTCAAGAAAATAAAGAATACAACACCTCTTTTATATAAGCAGATGCAAATGCCTTCTGAGACTGAGTTTCATAGTCTCAATTTATAA